One stretch of Nesterenkonia halotolerans DNA includes these proteins:
- a CDS encoding fructosamine kinase family protein yields the protein MAFVKLSPPDHPEAALVEAAGLRWLGQAADDGGAPVVSVRSASRGSGHEQDGSAERGRLELKELPTATPDEQAGVEFGRALARTHGWLARQRGAQDNGPTPTADHEGFGVLPPEHPAQTPAYFGPAEQPLVMGTGVHASWGAFLALERLDPMLQGLAPELTAADARLLHAARDRIAAGELDDAEPPALIHGDLWSGNVLWTPAASGAAASGEAHSGSAHGGEAHGGAVRGTLIDPAAHTGHRETDIAFLHLFGLPQLDAVMRGYQQEFPLSTGWQDRIGLHQFFCLGVHWLLFGGSYRGPTLRAAEQVLQL from the coding sequence TGCGCTGGCTGGGCCAGGCGGCCGACGACGGCGGCGCTCCCGTGGTCTCGGTCCGCTCGGCCTCGCGAGGGTCGGGGCACGAACAGGACGGCTCGGCGGAGCGCGGACGTCTGGAGCTCAAGGAGCTGCCGACGGCCACCCCCGACGAGCAGGCAGGCGTTGAGTTCGGCCGGGCGCTGGCGCGGACCCACGGATGGCTCGCCCGCCAGCGTGGAGCCCAGGACAACGGTCCTACCCCCACCGCCGACCACGAGGGGTTCGGCGTCCTCCCTCCGGAGCATCCCGCGCAGACGCCCGCCTATTTCGGCCCGGCGGAGCAGCCTCTGGTCATGGGAACCGGGGTGCACGCCAGCTGGGGAGCCTTCCTGGCGCTGGAGCGGCTGGACCCGATGCTGCAGGGACTTGCCCCTGAGCTCACTGCCGCCGACGCGCGGCTGCTGCACGCGGCCCGGGACCGGATCGCCGCAGGAGAGCTCGACGACGCCGAGCCACCGGCGCTGATCCACGGGGACCTCTGGTCGGGCAACGTGCTCTGGACCCCGGCGGCTTCCGGGGCGGCGGCTTCAGGAGAGGCACATTCAGGGTCGGCGCATGGAGGGGAGGCACATGGAGGGGCCGTGCGGGGGACGCTGATCGATCCCGCGGCCCACACCGGGCACCGCGAGACCGACATCGCGTTTCTGCACCTCTTCGGGCTGCCCCAGCTGGACGCTGTGATGCGCGGGTATCAGCAGGAGTTTCCGCTGAGCACCGGATGGCAGGACCGCATCGGACTGCACCAGTTCTTCTGCCTCGGCGTGCACTGGCTGCTCTTCGGAGGAAGCTATCGCGGCCCGACGCTGCGCGCGGCCGAGCAGGTCCTCCAGCTCTGA
- a CDS encoding arsenate reductase/protein-tyrosine-phosphatase family protein, translating into MTETYTLLAVCTGNICRSPAMDRLLAHTFGEDEIIVRSAGTHAHVGDDMEPQMKTRLADYGAETSDFQAEQLRSEMVRDSDLVLTATRGHVADILTDIPESAQKVFTIREFARLIDAVDEAELRAAFAGADSTPAKFAALVPLVAAQRDHDPSAGSEDDVVDPYMMPEEVFDTSFLQVREPVERLRDALQG; encoded by the coding sequence ATGACTGAGACCTACACCCTGCTGGCCGTCTGCACCGGCAATATCTGCCGCTCCCCCGCGATGGATCGGCTGTTGGCCCATACCTTCGGCGAGGACGAGATCATCGTCCGCTCCGCCGGAACCCACGCCCATGTGGGCGATGACATGGAGCCTCAGATGAAGACCCGGCTCGCCGACTACGGGGCGGAGACCTCCGACTTCCAGGCGGAGCAGCTGCGCTCCGAGATGGTCCGGGACAGCGACCTCGTGCTCACCGCCACCCGCGGCCACGTGGCCGACATCCTCACCGACATCCCAGAGAGCGCTCAGAAGGTGTTCACCATTCGAGAGTTCGCCCGGCTGATCGATGCCGTGGACGAGGCCGAGCTGCGCGCGGCCTTCGCCGGCGCCGATTCGACCCCCGCCAAGTTCGCCGCGCTGGTGCCGCTGGTGGCCGCACAGCGCGATCACGACCCGTCCGCAGGATCCGAGGACGACGTCGTGGATCCCTACATGATGCCCGAGGAGGTCTTCGACACCTCCTTCCTGCAGGTCCGGGAACCGGTGGAGCGGCTGCGGGACGCCCTGCAGGGCTGA
- a CDS encoding CPBP family intramembrane glutamic endopeptidase produces MKRTTSEPSAEHSAAPGPGGLRRRFYGWELAIVLGLSLGRSAIYAVLQLAERLTLAPLADQTATVQSSRSRAEFFDVSYQVLDAVFALVPVVLVFYLFFLHGMNPFRRFGLDLRAPVRDLLLGVGLFLLIGLGTVVIYAVGRATGITAELIPADVGEHWWTTPVLVLTALRHSLLEEIIMIAYLFDRARRIWPRAGIWMIILGSAVLRGAYHLYQGFGPGIGNLLMGVIFGWIYHRCGRVMPLVIAHLLLDVVAFLAFPLVLQLIPG; encoded by the coding sequence GTGAAGCGAACAACATCCGAGCCTTCGGCCGAGCATTCAGCAGCCCCCGGCCCTGGTGGCCTGCGCCGCCGCTTCTACGGGTGGGAGCTGGCGATCGTGCTTGGCCTGTCGCTGGGGCGTTCCGCGATCTATGCCGTGCTTCAGCTCGCCGAAAGGCTGACGCTCGCTCCTTTGGCGGACCAGACGGCGACGGTGCAGTCCTCGCGCTCGCGGGCCGAGTTCTTCGACGTCAGCTACCAGGTGCTCGACGCTGTCTTCGCCCTGGTGCCGGTGGTCCTGGTCTTCTACCTGTTCTTCCTGCATGGGATGAACCCGTTCCGCAGGTTCGGACTCGATCTGCGAGCCCCTGTCAGGGACCTGCTGCTCGGCGTCGGACTGTTCCTGCTCATCGGACTGGGCACCGTGGTGATCTACGCGGTGGGACGGGCCACGGGCATCACTGCGGAGCTGATCCCGGCCGACGTCGGGGAACACTGGTGGACGACCCCGGTGCTGGTGCTCACCGCGCTGCGCCACTCCCTGCTGGAGGAGATCATCATGATCGCCTACCTCTTCGACCGTGCCCGGCGGATCTGGCCACGGGCCGGGATCTGGATGATCATCCTGGGATCGGCAGTGCTGCGCGGCGCCTATCACCTCTATCAGGGCTTCGGGCCGGGAATCGGCAACCTGCTGATGGGGGTGATCTTCGGCTGGATCTACCACCGCTGCGGCCGGGTGATGCCGCTGGTGATCGCGCACCTGCTGCTGGATGTCGTCGCGTTCCTCGCCTTCCCGCTGGTGCTCCAGCTCATCCCGGGATAG
- the groL gene encoding chaperonin GroEL (60 kDa chaperone family; promotes refolding of misfolded polypeptides especially under stressful conditions; forms two stacked rings of heptamers to form a barrel-shaped 14mer; ends can be capped by GroES; misfolded proteins enter the barrel where they are refolded when GroES binds), with translation MAKQLEFSDAARRALEAGIDKLADTVKVTLGPKGRNVVLDKSWGAPTITNDGVTIAREVEVEDPYENLGVQLAKEVATKTNDVAGDGTTTATVLAQALVKEGLRNVAAGAAPSEIKRGIETSVAAVTRRLRENARDVEGQQAANVAAISAQNDEVGELLARAFDAVGTDGVITIEEGSSTSTELEITEGMQFDKGYLSPHFVTDAERQEAVLEDPLILINQGKISNMAEFLPVLEKVLQAKRPLFIISEDVEGEALSTLVVNKLRGTLNVVAVKAPGFGDRRKAMLEDIAVLTGAQVISPDLGLKLDQVDLESLGTARRVTVTKDATTIVDGAGAKEDVDARAATIKAQADASDSEWDREKLQERLAKLSGGIGVIKVGAATEVELKERKHRIEDAVSSTRAALEEGIVAGGGTALINALSVLDEDEDVKALSGDAAAAVGIVRRALVQPLRWIAQNAGEDGFVVASKVSEMAPNHGFNAKTGVYGDLIADGVIDPVKVTRSALQNAASIAALVLTTETLVVEKHDEEDDD, from the coding sequence ATGGCAAAGCAGCTTGAATTCAGTGATGCTGCACGCCGCGCTCTGGAAGCCGGCATCGATAAGCTTGCAGACACGGTCAAGGTCACGCTCGGCCCCAAGGGCCGCAACGTGGTCCTGGACAAGTCCTGGGGCGCTCCGACCATCACCAACGACGGCGTGACCATCGCCCGTGAGGTGGAGGTCGAGGACCCCTACGAAAACCTCGGCGTGCAGCTGGCCAAGGAAGTCGCCACCAAGACCAACGACGTCGCAGGCGACGGCACCACCACCGCAACCGTCCTCGCCCAGGCTCTGGTCAAGGAAGGCCTGCGCAACGTGGCAGCCGGCGCAGCCCCCAGCGAGATCAAGCGCGGCATCGAAACCTCGGTGGCCGCTGTGACTCGCCGACTGCGCGAGAACGCTCGCGATGTCGAGGGCCAGCAGGCGGCCAACGTGGCCGCCATCTCCGCACAGAATGACGAGGTCGGCGAACTGCTGGCCCGCGCATTCGACGCGGTGGGCACCGACGGCGTCATCACCATCGAAGAGGGATCCTCCACCTCCACGGAGCTGGAGATCACCGAGGGCATGCAGTTCGACAAGGGCTACCTGTCCCCGCACTTCGTCACCGACGCCGAGCGCCAGGAAGCCGTGCTCGAAGATCCGCTGATCCTGATCAACCAGGGCAAGATCTCCAACATGGCCGAGTTCCTGCCCGTGCTGGAGAAGGTCCTGCAGGCCAAGCGCCCGCTGTTCATCATCTCTGAGGACGTCGAGGGCGAAGCCCTCTCCACCCTCGTGGTGAACAAGCTGCGCGGCACGCTCAACGTGGTCGCAGTCAAGGCCCCCGGTTTCGGGGACCGCCGCAAGGCCATGCTCGAGGACATCGCAGTGCTCACCGGTGCACAGGTCATCTCTCCCGATCTGGGCCTCAAGCTCGATCAGGTGGACCTGGAGTCCCTGGGCACCGCCCGTCGAGTCACCGTCACCAAGGACGCCACCACCATCGTTGATGGCGCTGGCGCCAAGGAGGACGTGGACGCTCGCGCGGCCACCATCAAGGCTCAGGCAGATGCCTCCGACTCTGAGTGGGACCGCGAGAAGCTCCAGGAGCGCCTCGCGAAGCTCTCCGGCGGCATCGGCGTCATCAAGGTCGGCGCAGCCACCGAGGTGGAGCTCAAGGAGCGCAAGCACCGCATCGAAGATGCCGTCTCCTCCACCCGCGCAGCACTGGAAGAGGGCATCGTGGCCGGTGGCGGCACCGCGCTGATCAACGCCCTCTCCGTGCTGGACGAGGACGAGGACGTCAAGGCACTCTCCGGAGATGCCGCGGCCGCTGTGGGCATCGTCCGCCGCGCACTGGTCCAGCCGCTGCGCTGGATCGCGCAGAACGCCGGGGAGGACGGCTTCGTGGTCGCCTCCAAGGTGTCCGAGATGGCACCGAACCATGGCTTCAATGCCAAGACCGGTGTCTACGGCGATCTGATCGCCGACGGCGTCATCGACCCGGTGAAGGTCACCCGTTCTGCACTGCAGAACGCGGCCTCCATCGCGGCCCTGGTGCTGACCACCGAGACCCTCGTGGTCGAGAAGCACGACGAGGAAGACGACGACTGA
- the groES gene encoding co-chaperone GroES, with the protein MSVSIKPLEDRIVVRPLEAEQTTASGLVIPDTAKEKPQEGKVVAVGPGRFDEKGKRIPVDVSEGDVVIYSKFGGTEVKVSGEEYLVLNARDVLAIIEK; encoded by the coding sequence GTGTCAGTCTCCATCAAGCCTCTCGAGGATCGCATTGTTGTCCGCCCCCTGGAAGCAGAGCAGACCACCGCTTCCGGTCTGGTCATCCCGGACACCGCCAAGGAAAAGCCCCAGGAGGGCAAGGTCGTCGCAGTAGGCCCAGGTCGTTTCGACGAAAAGGGCAAGCGCATCCCCGTTGACGTCTCCGAGGGCGACGTCGTCATCTACTCGAAGTTCGGCGGCACCGAGGTCAAAGTCAGCGGCGAAGAGTACCTCGTGCTCAACGCTCGCGACGTCCTGGCCATCATCGAGAAGTAA
- the guaB gene encoding IMP dehydrogenase — MTETHQEPRAAAGAEHDPFGFVGLTYDDVLLLPGATDVIPSEADTSTRFSRNITLQSPLASAAMDTVTEAPMAIAMARQGGIGILHRNLSIEDQARQVDKVKRSESGMISDPVTITPDATIADLDELCAHYRVSGLPVVDAESKLLGIITNRDTRFIPREQYLTTKVYEKMTPQPLITARVGIPNEEVLRIFSEHRVEKLPLVDDAGVLQGLITIKDFDKADRYPQATKDEEGRLRVGAAVGFFGEGFERAMTLVEAGVDALVVDTANGHTRGVLDMIARLKAEPRAAGVDVIGGQAATREAAQAIIDAGADAIKVGVGPGSICTTRIVAGVGVPQVTAIYESSKAAIPAGVPLIADGGLQHSGDIGKALVAGADSVMLGSLLAGSAESPGDLVFYNGKQFKAYRGMGSMGAMQTRGKNTSFSKDRYFQADVPSDEKLIPEGIEGQVPYRGPLEVVFHQLTGGLRQTMFYVGAHTTGELRNKGKFVRITSAGLKESHPHDIMMTVEAPNYRR, encoded by the coding sequence GTGACTGAAACTCATCAGGAGCCGCGCGCGGCCGCCGGCGCGGAGCACGATCCCTTCGGATTCGTCGGACTGACCTACGACGACGTCCTTCTGCTCCCCGGTGCCACCGATGTCATCCCCTCGGAGGCCGACACCTCCACCCGGTTCTCCCGGAACATCACCCTGCAGTCACCGCTGGCCTCGGCGGCCATGGACACCGTGACCGAGGCCCCGATGGCGATCGCCATGGCACGCCAGGGCGGCATCGGCATCCTGCACCGCAACCTCTCGATCGAGGACCAGGCCCGCCAGGTGGACAAGGTCAAGCGTTCCGAGTCCGGGATGATCAGCGATCCGGTGACGATCACCCCGGATGCCACCATCGCCGACCTCGACGAGCTCTGCGCCCACTACCGCGTCTCCGGGCTTCCCGTGGTCGACGCCGAATCCAAGCTGCTGGGCATCATCACCAACCGGGACACCCGCTTCATCCCGCGCGAGCAGTATCTGACCACCAAGGTCTACGAGAAGATGACCCCCCAGCCGCTGATCACTGCCCGGGTCGGGATCCCCAACGAAGAGGTGCTGCGGATCTTCTCCGAGCACCGCGTGGAGAAGCTGCCGCTCGTCGACGACGCCGGCGTGCTCCAGGGCCTGATCACCATCAAGGACTTCGACAAGGCCGACCGCTACCCGCAGGCCACCAAGGATGAGGAAGGCCGGCTGCGCGTAGGTGCGGCCGTGGGCTTCTTCGGTGAAGGCTTCGAGCGGGCCATGACGCTGGTGGAGGCAGGTGTGGACGCCCTTGTGGTGGACACCGCGAATGGTCACACCCGAGGCGTGCTCGACATGATCGCCCGGCTCAAGGCAGAGCCGCGCGCCGCCGGAGTGGATGTCATCGGCGGCCAGGCCGCGACCCGCGAAGCCGCGCAGGCCATCATCGATGCCGGCGCGGACGCCATCAAGGTCGGCGTCGGTCCAGGCTCCATCTGCACCACCCGCATCGTGGCCGGTGTGGGTGTCCCGCAGGTCACCGCCATCTACGAGTCCTCCAAGGCGGCGATCCCGGCCGGCGTTCCGCTGATCGCCGACGGCGGGCTGCAGCACTCCGGAGACATCGGCAAGGCCCTGGTCGCCGGTGCCGACTCGGTGATGCTCGGATCCCTGCTGGCGGGCTCCGCAGAATCCCCCGGAGACCTGGTCTTCTACAACGGCAAGCAGTTCAAGGCATACCGCGGCATGGGCTCAATGGGCGCCATGCAGACCCGCGGGAAGAACACCTCCTTCTCCAAGGACCGCTACTTCCAGGCCGATGTTCCCTCCGATGAGAAGCTCATCCCCGAGGGGATCGAGGGCCAGGTGCCCTACCGCGGCCCGCTCGAGGTGGTGTTCCACCAGCTCACCGGCGGTCTGCGGCAGACCATGTTCTACGTGGGCGCGCACACCACCGGCGAGCTCAGGAACAAGGGCAAGTTCGTGCGGATCACGTCCGCCGGACTCAAGGAATCGCACCCGCATGACATCATGATGACGGTGGAAGCGCCGAACTACCGGCGCTAG
- a CDS encoding GuaB3 family IMP dehydrogenase-related protein — MSNEIPIGLAKNGRRAWALDDVAIVPNRRTRSPQDVSLDWRIDAYSFNMPVIGAPMDSVMSPATAIELGKQGGLGVLNLEGLWTRYEDPEPVLAEIAALGADEISADNTRRLQELYSEPIKAELITARLAEIRDAGVVVSGSLTPQRTQEFYETVVAAGVDMFVIRGTTVSAEHVAQNGDPLNLKEFIYELDVPVIVGGAAGYTPALHLMRTGAAGVLVGFGGGAATTTRRAMGIRVPMATAISDVAAARRDYLDESGGRYVQVIADGGMGSSGDLVKALAMGADAVMLGTTLARAEEAPGKGWHWGLEAVHPDFPRGHRTRVGTVAPLQELLWGPAHHTDGSSNLMGGLRHAMASTGYVDLKSFQRVDAIVSPMGQQTR, encoded by the coding sequence TTGAGCAACGAGATCCCCATCGGCCTGGCCAAGAACGGTCGAAGGGCCTGGGCGCTGGACGATGTCGCCATCGTCCCGAACCGGCGTACTCGCAGCCCGCAGGACGTGAGCCTGGACTGGCGCATCGACGCCTACTCCTTCAACATGCCGGTGATCGGTGCGCCTATGGACTCGGTCATGTCCCCAGCCACCGCCATCGAACTGGGCAAGCAGGGCGGCCTGGGCGTGCTGAACCTGGAGGGGCTGTGGACCCGCTACGAGGATCCCGAGCCGGTGCTCGCCGAGATCGCGGCGCTGGGTGCCGATGAGATCTCTGCGGACAACACTCGCCGCCTGCAGGAGCTCTACTCCGAGCCCATCAAGGCCGAGCTGATCACCGCACGACTGGCAGAGATCCGTGACGCCGGCGTCGTGGTCTCCGGGTCGCTGACTCCGCAGCGCACCCAGGAGTTCTACGAGACCGTGGTCGCGGCCGGGGTGGACATGTTCGTCATCCGCGGCACCACCGTCTCCGCCGAGCACGTGGCGCAGAACGGTGACCCGCTGAACCTCAAGGAGTTCATCTACGAACTCGATGTGCCCGTGATCGTCGGCGGCGCCGCTGGGTACACCCCGGCGCTGCACCTGATGCGCACCGGTGCCGCCGGCGTGCTGGTCGGCTTCGGCGGCGGGGCGGCCACGACCACCCGGCGCGCCATGGGCATCCGCGTCCCGATGGCCACGGCGATCAGCGACGTCGCGGCCGCGCGCCGGGACTACCTGGATGAATCCGGTGGGCGCTATGTCCAGGTGATCGCCGACGGCGGTATGGGTTCCTCCGGGGACCTCGTCAAGGCACTGGCCATGGGGGCCGACGCCGTCATGCTCGGCACCACGCTCGCCCGCGCCGAAGAGGCACCGGGCAAGGGCTGGCACTGGGGGCTCGAAGCGGTGCACCCGGACTTCCCGCGCGGGCACCGGACCCGGGTGGGCACCGTCGCTCCGCTGCAGGAGCTGCTCTGGGGCCCCGCGCACCACACCGATGGTTCCTCGAACCTGATGGGTGGACTGCGCCACGCGATGGCCTCCACGGGCTACGTGGATCTGAAGTCCTTCCAGCGCGTGGATGCGATCGTCTCCCCGATGGGCCAGCAGACCCGCTGA
- a CDS encoding ExeM/NucH family extracellular endonuclease codes for MTRSPSNAPPPGRRRRFTRGLAALGLSTALLAPAPAFATPETPAPEAAPEAAPGADCVVINEAFPNGGSGSAALTNRFIELLNTCEESVDLGDWSLQYRARSSTGAPTSTVPLSGEIQPGGHYLIQGGGNSGDGAELPAADAETGAAIGAAAGGTFILATTTETLEALPLESVVDEPQVADLLGFGSTNTFETAAATSGTNASSLNRTEGSDTDDNSVDFSRGTPSPTNASGETSSGAEPEPEPTDPEPTDPEPTDPEPSEPGEEPSDPEPTDPEPTDPEPTDPEPTDPEPTDPETDPTELEIDEINSTLAGDDEEFAVTTRGVVTAVYPAEQSFNGFYLQTAGSGGDVDLSTHETSDAIFVYSPWSVAEERVQVGDFVEITGDAEVYYDAPQISLYPESTQTPHHEFSLIEDEPFEAVKPASVEVPETADARESLLGMLIDPQGTYTVTDHYTLNQYGEIGIVLGEEPLVNPTSAFRPGPEAEALAAENDERVIYLDDAASTSWQAWSEDRDQPLPYLTLEDPIRIGAEVLWQTDVIMDYRFEEWRLQPLSKLTPETAEQVQPAEFENTREGNESPAERTGDVRIAGFNVLNYFISLGEDEAGCEYYTDIDGNPTTNDYCDARGAYSQDSFERQEAKIVAAISGLDADVVALQEIENTRYFFADEDRDRALAALVEALNGAENSAGTWDYVESPEEVPAEEDVIRNGFIYRTDRVAPEGDSRILFEDGVDDLDQSQLGELDLDEIFSNAREPLAQEFTEVDGSGENADGAESFLAVVNHFKSKGGSGTGDNADTTGQGSFNGDRVRQAEALVAFADALQEDAETERLFLMGDFNSYELEDPIQVITEAGYTNLSAETGGYSYMFDGAVGSLDHLFATEAAAGDVDQTQIWNINAVEPLALEYSRYNSVGTMLYAPDQWRSSDHDPIVADLTLSGAGTPGDGDEDEDGEGDDGGEETPSYEAWDSAAVYTNGDTVSHEGGVYTALWYSKNQVPGASPWSAWSEVGTPAECGEETLPQWAPSSQFDGGETIVHEGTSYTAKWYTRNQEPGDQYGPWEENGSC; via the coding sequence GTGACGAGATCCCCCAGCAATGCTCCCCCACCAGGACGACGACGACGCTTCACCCGCGGCCTCGCCGCCCTTGGGCTGAGCACCGCCCTCCTGGCACCAGCCCCAGCCTTTGCCACCCCCGAGACTCCTGCCCCCGAAGCGGCCCCCGAAGCGGCCCCCGGCGCAGACTGCGTCGTGATCAATGAGGCATTTCCCAACGGCGGCAGCGGCTCGGCCGCACTGACCAACCGCTTCATCGAGCTGCTCAACACCTGTGAGGAGAGCGTGGACCTCGGCGACTGGTCGCTGCAGTACCGCGCCAGGTCCTCCACCGGTGCGCCGACCTCGACTGTGCCGCTGAGCGGTGAGATCCAGCCCGGAGGGCACTACCTGATCCAGGGCGGAGGCAACAGCGGCGACGGCGCCGAGCTCCCCGCGGCCGACGCCGAGACCGGTGCGGCGATCGGCGCTGCCGCGGGCGGCACCTTCATCCTGGCCACCACGACCGAGACCCTCGAGGCACTGCCGCTGGAATCAGTGGTCGATGAGCCGCAGGTGGCAGACCTGCTAGGCTTCGGCAGCACCAACACCTTCGAGACCGCTGCGGCGACGTCGGGGACCAACGCCTCGTCGCTCAACCGCACCGAGGGATCCGACACCGACGACAACTCCGTGGACTTCAGCCGCGGGACTCCCTCGCCCACCAACGCGTCGGGCGAGACCAGCTCCGGCGCGGAGCCCGAACCGGAGCCCACGGATCCCGAGCCCACGGATCCCGAGCCTACGGATCCTGAGCCCTCTGAGCCCGGCGAGGAACCCAGCGATCCAGAACCCACGGATCCCGAACCGACGGATCCTGAGCCGACGGATCCTGAGCCGACCGATCCCGAACCCACGGACCCCGAGACGGATCCCACGGAGCTGGAGATCGACGAGATCAACTCCACGTTGGCAGGTGATGACGAGGAGTTCGCCGTGACCACTCGCGGCGTGGTGACCGCCGTCTATCCCGCGGAGCAGAGCTTCAACGGCTTCTATCTGCAGACCGCCGGTTCGGGCGGGGACGTGGACCTGAGCACGCACGAGACCTCGGACGCGATCTTCGTGTATTCGCCGTGGTCGGTCGCTGAGGAGCGTGTGCAGGTCGGCGACTTCGTCGAGATCACCGGCGACGCAGAGGTCTACTACGACGCTCCGCAGATCAGCCTCTACCCGGAGTCCACGCAGACCCCGCACCATGAGTTCAGCCTGATCGAGGATGAGCCCTTCGAAGCGGTCAAGCCCGCCTCCGTGGAGGTTCCGGAGACCGCCGATGCGCGCGAATCTCTGCTGGGCATGCTGATCGACCCGCAGGGCACCTACACGGTCACCGACCACTACACGCTGAATCAGTATGGCGAGATCGGCATCGTTCTGGGCGAGGAGCCGCTGGTGAACCCCACCTCCGCGTTCCGCCCGGGCCCCGAGGCTGAGGCGCTGGCCGCTGAGAACGATGAGCGCGTCATCTACCTCGACGACGCGGCGTCGACCTCCTGGCAGGCCTGGAGCGAGGATCGCGACCAGCCGTTGCCGTATCTCACGCTCGAGGATCCGATCCGCATCGGCGCCGAGGTGCTGTGGCAGACCGACGTGATCATGGACTACCGGTTCGAGGAATGGCGGCTGCAGCCGCTGAGCAAGCTCACCCCGGAGACCGCCGAGCAGGTCCAGCCCGCAGAGTTCGAGAACACCCGCGAGGGCAACGAGTCCCCTGCGGAGCGGACCGGAGATGTGCGCATCGCCGGATTCAACGTGCTGAACTACTTCATCTCCCTCGGCGAGGACGAGGCCGGGTGCGAGTACTACACCGACATCGACGGCAACCCCACCACCAACGACTACTGTGACGCGCGCGGCGCCTACAGCCAGGATAGCTTCGAGCGCCAGGAGGCCAAGATCGTGGCCGCCATCAGCGGACTCGACGCCGACGTGGTGGCACTGCAGGAGATCGAGAACACTCGGTACTTCTTCGCAGACGAGGACCGTGACCGCGCCCTGGCCGCTCTGGTCGAGGCGCTCAACGGCGCCGAGAACAGCGCCGGGACCTGGGACTACGTCGAGTCCCCGGAAGAGGTTCCCGCCGAGGAAGATGTGATCCGCAACGGATTCATCTACCGCACCGATCGCGTCGCACCCGAGGGCGATTCGCGCATCCTCTTCGAGGACGGCGTCGATGACCTTGATCAGAGCCAGCTCGGCGAGCTGGACCTCGATGAGATCTTCTCCAACGCACGTGAACCCCTGGCCCAGGAGTTCACGGAGGTGGACGGCTCCGGCGAGAACGCCGACGGCGCGGAGAGCTTCCTCGCCGTCGTGAACCACTTCAAGTCCAAGGGTGGCAGCGGCACCGGTGATAATGCCGACACCACCGGGCAGGGCTCCTTCAACGGCGACCGTGTCCGGCAGGCCGAGGCGCTCGTTGCGTTCGCCGACGCCCTCCAGGAAGACGCGGAGACCGAGAGGCTGTTCCTGATGGGCGACTTCAACTCCTACGAGCTGGAGGACCCGATCCAGGTCATCACCGAGGCGGGGTACACCAACCTCTCCGCGGAGACCGGTGGATACAGCTACATGTTCGACGGCGCGGTGGGATCCCTGGATCACCTCTTCGCCACCGAGGCCGCCGCCGGTGATGTGGACCAGACGCAGATCTGGAACATCAACGCCGTGGAGCCTCTCGCGCTGGAGTACAGCCGCTACAACTCCGTGGGCACCATGCTCTACGCCCCGGATCAGTGGCGCTCCTCCGACCACGATCCGATCGTGGCCGACCTCACCCTCTCGGGAGCCGGCACCCCCGGCGACGGTGACGAGGACGAAGATGGAGAGGGCGACGACGGCGGCGAGGAGACTCCCAGCTATGAGGCCTGGGACTCCGCCGCGGTCTACACCAACGGAGACACCGTGAGCCATGAGGGTGGCGTCTACACCGCGCTCTGGTACTCCAAGAACCAGGTCCCCGGGGCATCCCCGTGGAGCGCCTGGTCCGAGGTGGGAACCCCCGCCGAATGCGGCGAGGAGACCCTGCCGCAGTGGGCACCGAGCTCACAGTTCGACGGTGGCGAGACCATCGTCCACGAGGGCACCAGCTACACCGCCAAGTGGTACACCCGGAACCAGGAGCCGGGCGATCAGTACGGCCCCTGGGAGGAGAACGGCAGCTGCTGA